GTATTATTAACACGATATACCGTACAAAGAGATCGATTCTAATACCTCTGATGTTATATCCTGAGCTACCAAATAGCCTTTGTATTTGTCTATTTCACTTGGAGTGCAAATTACTTTCCAGATAAAAGGAACTAAGTCTACAAAAAACATTTTCATGACGTTTCAAGATGAAAACTAATTTTACAGCTAAGATCTGTATTGGCAGAAATCAGATGGGATTGTGATCACTTAAGAGATCTGCAGTCAATATTAGAGAACTCAGTATTGGCAGTGAGTATCGGAAGGTATGTAATCAAGGCCACTGCTCAGACAGGAGAATAGGGATTGGTGGTTTTCTTTATTAAGCACATTTATAGTTTTACTGATTCccaataaatttatttttactaATAGTCATTTGTGgaactgatatatttttttataatttctaaaaaaattttttaacattttgttttttgtgaaacattttgagGAACAACcagtttatttaaaattgctgatagctaaattattaaaaaatgttcaAACTCTGATGCGAAtagtaacattttaaaaaatgcgCTTGGGGACACAATGTAATGTTGTAACCTCTGTAAGGCGTCTTTTCACACTACAAAAGGAAACCTAAATAATTTATTGTACGAGAGAACATGTAAAtgcttgtttaaccctttaattgccACTGATGACATACGATTGTCACCCGCATAATGTATTTAGCACAAGCAATATGTTGTCACCTGGGGATGCTTATTGAGCTCTGTTTGCGCCCCCTTCCCCCCCGCACTTGCCCTGCATCCCTGATGGTCTAGGGCTCCGACGTCAGGGAATCCGGGATGCTGTTGACCTCACCGTGCACCACCAAGACCCGGAAACCCAGAAGTGCTGAGAACGACATTAGAGCATAATGAGATATTAAAcattgctcctttggtaaaaaaataaaattaatatgtcatctcaaagtaaacataaaaaggaacagattgtgtaaaaaacagcaaataacttattattcaggtagattatgagttatgcgcattAGAAggaatttaatgaacgcaacaaaagttgtgttatttcattctccatagcgctgccattacaagttttgaaacagccggcttgtgcgtgcgatatggttgcgtagagctccataccgcacaaaatacaagcgctgttttgacgtgctcgtgcatgctttccccatagacatcaatgggaagagagggtaggaaaaaaacctaacacctgcgatggcggaatgaaaagctccataacgcagccccattgatgtctatggtaaaaaaacaccctaaagtaaaccccacgtctaaacacccttaatctgctgcccccaacatcgctgccacatacataatgttattaacccctaacctgccgctcccgatatcgccaccacctaaataaatctattaacccctaatctgccgctcccaatatcgccatcaatacactaaagttattaacccctattcccctgcaccccaacatcgcccacactataataaatctaataacccctattccaccgctccccaacatcgccgccactaaataaagttattaacccctaaacctctggcctcccacatcactaccactaaataaacctattaacccctaaaccaccagccccccacatcgcaacaacctaaattaaactatattaacccctaaacctaaccctaaccgtaaccctaaccctaacaccctctaactttaacataattaaaatagagctaaattaaagttacaattattaactaaataatacctatttaaaactaaatacatacttacctgtgaaataaaacctaagctagctacaatataactaatagttatattgtagctagcttaggttttacttttattacacaggtaagtttgtatttattttaactaggtagactagttagtaaatagatgccttacactaaaacctaccattacaaaaatatcaaacgaaattatccaaaacaataaaaattattcctattctaacaccctttaaaaaaaaaaaaaaacaccccaaaataaaaaaaaacactaatctataaaaaaaactaccaagggcccttaaaagggccttttgtagggcattgccctaaagatatcagctctttttctacaaaagaaaaacaaacaccccctaacagtatacaaaccccacccccagttgctgaagtcccgcttgaaggaactTCATCCCggtcgctccatcttcatccagacggcatcttctatcttcatcccggcggcgacttctatcttcatcccggcagcgctgagcgggtccatcctaaagacatccggcgcggagcatcctcttcatacggtcgccgctgtacactgaaacttcaatgcaagggagccttttcaaaatggtgtcccttgcatttctattggctgttcatatcagccaatagaatttcagtagctctaaatgcccttttcagggcaatgggtagatcaggtttttgttagagttaggttttttttattttggggagttggttgggtggtgggttttactgttggggggtcttgtatttttttacaggtaaaagagctgtttaacttagggcaatgctgtacaaaaggcccttttaagggctattggtagtttattgtaggctagggttttttttttttttttattgaggtaaaatatcacaCAGTACATATGTCTCCTATGACAATCCGGAGAAGcaatatagatacaatgtaaatgcAAAATAAACCAAATCAAAGAAAAtgttaaataatacaataattggCAGAGAAAATAGTTACCTCATTTTTCAGTATATCATGTAATTAGACAACCCCAATTTTCTAATGTCAATTACGCTCTATCTGGATAACCCCAAAATAAATATAGTAGCCTCTCTTGGGCTATAGAATAAAACGACTACTCTAATAGGGGCAGATTACATGGGGAGGctagtatttaaagggccactcttggaccctgtatatatatcaaatacaCATGCAAGACTATAACTTATATAGTGGACTGAATTTGTTACCTAGACAGTGAAACCTTCAAAGATAAGTAATTGTAAACTATATCACAGTAAACTATTAATAAATGTGGTAGTATAACTATTAATAAATGTGGGAGTATAATGAAATGTTGGTGAACAAAATAGCTCTAAGTTCTCTAGATAAAATTATCATAATAGTGTATCAGGGAACTTTAAGTATACATTTTATAGAAGAGTCTCTAAACTCTCTAGACCCAGTGCATATTGTATTAGTAGCATGGAGTGCTGAAATAGTAATAACTATCTATATAGTAGGATTTTGTCTGTATAGCCACAAACCCAGCTTCATCTCAAGAaggagaaaaagtaaataaatattaagCCATACACAATGGTCTACTGATGTCTGAAAGCATGCTGCGTCTGCCTATAATGTGATTAAAAATCTTGGGGGAagaaagagtacatatatataattctTGGAAAGGCATCATCAAACCTTTATAAATCTCAGACTGTAAATCTTAAAATCTACCTAGGCACATTTATAGTATACCCCTTGCAACATAGGAAATGCAGAGCAGACCTGTCtcatcatatatacacaaacagtgcTGCGCAGTACTGCAGACCTCAAGTGTTATTTTCCAACATTCTCTTAGATGAAGATACCTTTCCCAGAAGACCGAGGTTAGACTATGATCAGAAAGATAGTCATCACTAAGGAGGCCAGACATATACAACCCAGTGCTATACAGACGTATTTAAAGAGTCAAATAACTTgagggaaaaaacaaaacataaagaaaaaccAAGTATCAAAAACAAAGGACCTGCGTCTCTAACAAGTCCTCAGGTCTCAGATTCAGCCTACTCCTGCTCTGTTGAAGGAGTTGACCAACAGCTGCTGTAAGTGTCCCCAGCGTTTCACATCTAAAAATAGCATATCCTCCGATAAACACTTGACAAGCTGGGAAGTCGGGTGCCTTGTCATTTTCACAGCCAGAGCTCCCTTAAATGCAGATAGGGTTTCCATGACCTCCCGCAAGGGGCCGGCCACAAGTAGGTGATTCGCCCAAGTAGCGATAGGTAGGTAAAGAGGACTCTCCTCATGTAGGGGAATAGAAAGTTCCGAATAAACACAAATGGGCTCTACAGCAGTCTGCAACTGTTTGTTCTCAGTAGCCGCCGCACCAAGCAATGTATCTGACGAAACCTCCTGCTCCTGTGTACTCCGCAAACTCTCCACGGAAGGTGATTGATCATATACAGATGAGAGGACACTGATCAAGCTTCGCTCAATTTCCTCAAAACGTCTGTCCAGTAGCTGTATTATCGACTGATGCCAGTCGTTTGCCGTCGCCATATTGATCTCGCCACTTCTTTAGTGACAATATTAGGGCTGTACTCCGCAGAGCTTGTAGATGCACTATTGCATATAGTGTATTATAGGCTTGTTCTAAGCTCAATCCGTCTTCTTACCCTTGTGAAGGGATGATGTGTAGAGTGTATTCAATTCTGCAGCGCAACTGGCTGGTTCTATCTGATAGCATCAGAAATATGGAGGGGAGGATGAGGTTCCCGGCCGTCACTAGGCCCCTGCTGCGTACCTCATAGATTCTGGTCTGCTGGGCAAAGATCAAACATAGAAAAAAGTCCAATCCTGTTCCACAAGCACTAATTGTCCCGAATCAGGCTTGGTATGTGGTGTATAGGAGTGCTAAACAGCAGTTTTAGACACTCTTCTGTTAAGCCCTAATTAAAAAGCAGCCATCATAGTcggtggttagacacgcccccccgctagggtttttttttattgtgggtgggcttttttatttttatagggctattagattaggtgtaattcttttttatttttgatcttttcgtttgttatttttcgtaatttaatgtttgttattttttgtaatttagtattttttatttttgtaattagatactttataacttttacagtagtgttaggattttttaatgtgtattttaattttctttaattggtagttaaattttagtttaatagttatattagtttaattgttagtttaaattttttttttttatttgacaggtaagttttaatttaatttaaaatagggaaattgtaattttaatataaagttaggggggcattaggttcaggggttactagtttaaattagtttattccgatgtggggggctttcggtttaggggttaatagtttaatttagtatatttcgttgtgggggacttgcggtttaggggttaataggtttattatagtggcggtggtggcggggagtggaggaataggggttaataactttattatagtggtgacgatgtcggggagcggcgaaataggggttaatcaattttattagtggctgcgatgttggaagcggcaaattaggggttaataaatttaatatagtgtttgcgatgcgggagggcctaggtttaggggttaataggtagtttatgggtgtttagtgtactttgtaatagatTAGTGAGTTTTATGTAacggttttgttgcataaaactcataactactgctttcagatggtggtacgaatcttgtcggtataggcagcaatgcaagctttttagcctcaccacaaaactcgtaatgcctgcgctatggaagtcctatgaaaaaacgtaatttttacgagtgcgggactgacgttgcgttacaggctaaaaggcttgcggtacagctataccgacaagacttgaaatggctgcgttgctgttttaacgctgaaattacaattttttcagtgtaaaacacaaacgcacaactcgtaatctacctgttattttcttataaaattagcacttagaataaAAATGTtgagggctacactgagaattgctGTCAGTGCTGGGCATGAACAAATCTGATTCCCTGTTATCtggtctattcactagcctagagcttttatgacatcaggctaagataaaacatCCTGCAAAggctcctcctccttgtagggctgtgacaggaagtaaaaaacactgcacaaatgtagtgtgaaaaataaaaggtaaaatgcatttaaatagatgaataaatgcagtgtagggcttagtataagcctggagcagtctaagggttaaggctgtaggagagtgggttagaagagagagggaaggtgctgggtgcaacattgttgcaatttagggtaggcccctccttaccagtagataagccaagttctcccttgcaacttcctcttcttctccggatcctggctgaagcagttttttcttagcagttctgtcatcaccagtgcagctatgcatcgttccaggcgttccactctgcctcccagacgttaccagtcggaacaggaacctcctgcacctgcaaaagaaaaaataaagataagtgttcaatctatttctgaggaggatttagatatcattcccccaactcaatatactactgttgtgtcagcccaggttcataatgtggaagagcagggacctattgatattgagttagctcaggaatcccccagacctcaagcattgcagacccagcaggctaatttaccccttgatagtgtacaggcctcatttttaagtgctgtaccccctgctgctatgtcagcagtttctgacctattgaaaaacataatatccgctatggctgcagcctccccagggcccagtgtgacaccagctgttttccctcctgatccttctagtcaggatccggatcctgctttaactacccccagcaggcatcgccctttcacacctctcattGAGGCACCACACGTGGCAACACGCGGTCCCCAGCCCGGCCGGAACATGGCCCCTGTAACGGCCCCTCAGCCCTCAACACCCGGACTTGCCCCTGGTCGCACCATACCCGAGGCCCATGCCATCCCAGGGCCTATGCTGCTCCCCCCGGGGCCTAGCGATCTCCTTCGCCAGCCGCGTGGTCCGGGTCCGACTTCCGGTGTCAACGCCAtgttagtgacgtcaccggaagcggacatcggcacttccggcttggcagattcccgcgcggtcacaaggacatcggctcccggggcaacgccactcgcaggtgagcaccgagagccgtccttggccgttggcgggttatcagtggggggtcAGAGGGGCATTAACAGCGCAAGCAAACTGCGCAAGCGAACGGCAAATTTGAACGTTAATCCTCAGGGGcatcaaaggggtcgctccatcataagaggtagtaccaggcagatagccagtgataggggtagggggacacgcagagttaacccttccagggcaatgaggccattacagtttatacaaatgggacataacgcaaatgccgttcagcaggccgctcccgatgttattaacccacacagggctgatagtggtttagtgcaagcggccgctcagccgcaTGATATTGTGTCTAATAATAGCCTGCATGTGAATCAAGGCAATGTGCAAAGTATGCATGTTAATCAAAACATTGAGCATCATTTACCGTCTCATCATTTACCATCCCCCATTGGTGTGAATGCGGCTTTGAATGGTGTGAACGTACAAGCAGCTCCTCAGGGATATAATACACCCCTGGTTGGCATACATAATGCGAATGGGCAATCTTTAAGCCAGCTACAACATCCCATTATGTTAGGCATACAAGGAGTACAACCCCTTGATCAGGGTATCCACTCCCCCATTGCAGCCACGCAgggcgctcatgcacactcattaaaccatgcacaatcaataagccaggcatgccataaccctattgtagaccagcagggtgtgaatgctcagacatctgcgaatggacagtcagtgagtcagggatttcatacaccacttcatatagctcatccaccccttgctactgataatccagacacatccattgggcaaagtgctcgccaaattctttctcttttgcagggggcaattggatcacaaagtgcagcaaaaacacggaccaacactgccacagtcatgagtgGGGCGGATGCAGAAGTTCCAAgcagcattacagcaggagcagcagccaccacttccactgcacagcaagggtcttcaggactcgccctccaaaaccagccagcaggccagcccgtttccagcatgggtcagggacctcctgccattagtcacggtgagaatgctttatttacacacaatgaccattcttcctctgactcatcctcttctgactcagggtctgagactgactcttccttgggtttacaaggggcaggtcagaagaaaatgtttagaatgattaagaaaattttaaagaggggggtcaAGCCAGATACTAAGCAGGACAGCGCCAGTAACAACGCCCCGCAAACCCCATCTACAGAGGTGCCAGCTGAACCTCTCCCTACCAGGGCCATCTCCgaaaggcgagcagccctttacggggacgcaagcccaggaaaaatatactcattgcatagacacctgcgcaaaaaggtggtcagtagaatccaccgtggaaaatatgttaatatctttgacctttcggtggaggcgtataggcagagagagaggagcgatgagggaacagggcctaaaaaatttaaacgcccagacacttttgatgagtggctccagtgcttcagggttttttcctcctgttatatcgaaaagtacccctcccagagtttgcctatcctaaaatacacggacactattcactggattcagcgtaatcacagtgaaggtgtgtggagggaatatgatgctgagttcaggaggaaaatggcaggaaatccttccctgacttttgactctactgacaaccagttgtggcagcgaatggacccaaaagggggtgcacccgctgctgcaacttcaactcagcaatcagcgcagcagtcctttcgcaataccagaagcaggaaacgggggggaacctgctggcccttccaggacaaaaaatgcgaaaagggtagcgcatgcaccttcagacatgtctgcaggtactgctctggtccacaccctggcagtgactgCATCAAGCGAAGGGACCAGACCAATAAGCCCCCTTCAGCAAACttgggccagaaaggcggaaacgccaattaatgtacatgccatggcaccatggttgtgggcttacccagaccaggcggcggcacgtatgttatgggagggtttttcatttggttttcatatccccacatttaggcaaatcaagggtaagagatttaataggaaccttatttcagcataccaacacccccaagtggtgagggataaaattaataaagaagtgactttagggcgaatggcgggcccctttgctgccccacctttacctgatttggtcatttccccgttgggggtggttcccaagaaagagccagggaagtttcgcctcattcagcacctgtcgtacccaaagggtagctcagtcaatgatgccattgacccccaactcagctcggtgcgctatcaatcctttgatagcgcactagacctggtcaggagggcgggtcatggtgccctattggcgaaactagacattgagtcggcatttaggcttcttccactccacccctcagttttccatctaatgggttgtaagtttgcaggtgtgtactacgtggatcgctgcctgcccatgggctgctctttgtcatgcgccttgtttgaggcgttcagtagtttccttcattgggtcgtagcttcagaagtgggcagcgatcccatagcacactacctggacgattttctcattgtagggagagcaggctccgatgattgtttatccacaatgaacatcatgcgcagcgtcatgagacatttcggggtgcccctagcagaggacaaaacgcaaggccccgcgtcctgtttagttttcctgggaatcgaaatcgacacccaggctcggctctgtaggttgccacctgataaagttcagggcatgcttgaggcggtcagagcggcagtctctaatgcagttatttccctgaaacagttacaatccctgttaggtttgcttaatttcgcttgcagagttatccccatgggtcgggtttttaaccgtagactggaaagacagcttagtggtaggtcaaacccgaaatcaaagataaccctagggagtgaattgctggctgacctggtagtctgggaacagtttctcacgcgatttaacgggattcgggtctggcgtacccctcccatgtctagccagttactgcaccttttcactgacgcagctggatcgcacggttacggggcctatttccagggagagtggagcgcggagccctggccggagtcctgggccccggcgggccttactcgaaacctgactctcctggagctattccccgtggtcttggcggtcgagctgtggggtgGGAAGTTGTCGAAcaggactgttgtgttctggacagacaacatcagtgtggtctttgcgatcaataacttgtcagccacctcagcaaaggtcattaccttgctgcgccacctggtgttgcgctgtctggaccttaacatccagttccaggcccgtcatgtcccgggCGTCGACAATGTTGTAGCTGACGCCCTGTCACGATTCGAATGGGCGACATTTCGCAAGTTAGCCCCCACAGCTGCAGCCGTGGGcttacgctgtcctgatttcctttggcagctcgtccttcctggatagccttactgccgttggtccgctcctccttagcaccatccacttggcacgcctatgcccgcatgtggtctgaatgggacgatttctgtgcgtccaggggagccgacgctgctcaggggtctagggacaacttacatgattggctggtgagtttgcatgcctctggggcccgtcagggggcaatacagtccaaattggccgccctctcatttttctatagggcattagccattcctgacccaaccaattccttttttattaggcaggtgatcaagggttggggcagatcgcagcagcggaaaatagacacgcgcgaacccatcacccgcgaccgcctggagcgtttgctcttggcgctcgacgtggtctgtagatcagattttgaagccctactcttcaaaactgcgtttaatctggcctttgccgccgctcttagagttagtgaggtagtagcaccctccaagcagGCGTCTGGGGCAGGTATACAATTGCAACATGTTAGAGCTGCCCCTGATTCCTTACTTCTTTTTCTGCcgcgatcaaagacagatcaggagggtaagggaacctggatccccgttcaccctcaggtgaacagc
This portion of the Bombina bombina isolate aBomBom1 chromosome 10, aBomBom1.pri, whole genome shotgun sequence genome encodes:
- the LOC128640943 gene encoding uncharacterized protein LOC128640943 isoform X1; protein product: MHRSRRSTLPPRRYQSEQEPPAPAKEKIKISVQSISEEDLDIIPPTQYTTVVSAQVHNVEEQGPIDIELAQESPRPQALQTQQANLPLDSVQASFLSAVPPAAMSAVSDLLKNIISAMAAASPGPSVTPAVFPPDPSSQDPDPALTTPSRHRPFTPLIEAPHVATRGPQPGRNMAPVTAPQPSTPGLAPGRTIPEAHAIPGPMLLPPGPSDLLRQPRGPGPTSGVNAMLVTSPEADIGTSGLADSRAVTRTSAPGATPLAGEHREPSLAVGGLSVGGQRGINSASKLRKRTANLNVNPQGHQRGRSIIRGSTRQIASDRGRGTRRVNPSRAMRPLQFIQMGHNANAVQQAAPDVINPHRADSGLVQAAAQPHDIVSNNSLHVNQGNVQSMHVNQNIEHHLPSHHLPSPIGVNAALNGVNVQAAPQGYNTPLVGIHNANGQSLSQLQHPIMLGIQGVQPLDQGIHSPIAATQGAHAHSLNHAQSISQACHNPIVDQQGVNAQTSANGQSVSQGFHTPLHIAHPPLATDNPDTSIGQSARQILSLLQGAIGSQSAAKTRTNTATVMSGADAEVPSSITAGAAATTSTAQQGSSGLALQNQPAGQPVSSMGQGPPAISHARPSWIALLPLVRSSLAPSTWHAYARMWSEWDDFCASRGADAAQGSRDNLHDWLVSLHASGARQGAIQSKLAALSFFYRALAIPDPTNSFFIRQVIKGWGRSQQRKIDTREPITRDRLERLLLALDVVCRSDFEALLFKTAFNLAFAAALRVSEVVAPSKQASGAGIQLQHVRAAPDSLLLFLPRSKTDQEGKGTWIPVHPQVNSACCPVNCVNLYLAQRPPGPGQFLVHADGRSLSKFQFGRVLKLAAVQAGLDASRLAPHSFRIGAATNAAQAGSSCEDIKRIGRWRSNCFRTYVRPIV
- the LOC128640943 gene encoding uncharacterized protein LOC128640943 isoform X3 encodes the protein MHRSRRSTLPPRRYQSEQEPPAPAKEKIKISVQSISEEDLDIIPPTQYTTVVSAQVHNVEEQGPIDIELAQESPRPQALQTQQANLPLDSVQASFLSAVPPAAMSAVSDLLKNIISAMAAASPGPSVTPAVFPPDPSSQDPDPALTTPSRHRPFTPLIEAPHVATRGPQPGRNMAPVTAPQPSTPGLAPGRTIPEAHAIPGPMLLPPGPSDLLRQPRGPGPTSGVNAMLVTSPEADIGTSGLADSRAVTRTSAPGATPLAGEHREPSLAVGGLSVGGQRGINSASKLRKRTANLNVNPQGHQRGRSIIRGSTRQIASDRGRGTRRVNPSRAMRPLQFIQMGHNANAVQQAAPDVINPHRADSGLVQAAAQPHDIVSNNSLHVNQGNVQSMHVNQNIEHHLPSHHLPSPIGVNAALNGVNVQAAPQGYNTPLVGIHNANGQSLSQLQHPIMLGIQGVQPLDQGIHSPIAATQGAHAHSLNHAQSISQACHNPIVDQQGVNAQTSANGQSVSQGFHTPLHIAHPPLATDNPDTSIGQSARQILSLLQGAIGSQSAAKTRTNTATVMSGADAEVPSSITAGAAATTSTAQQGSSGLALQNQPAGQPVSSMGQGPPAISHARPSWIALLPLVRSSLAPSTWHAYARMWSEWDDFCASRGADAAQGSRDNLHDWLALPPG
- the LOC128640943 gene encoding uncharacterized protein LOC128640943 isoform X2, which codes for MHRSRRSTLPPRRYQSEQEPPAPAKEKIKISVQSISEEDLDIIPPTQYTTVVSAQVHNVEEQGPIDIELAQESPRPQALQTQQANLPLDSVQASFLSAVPPAAMSAVSDLLKNIISAMAAASPGPSVTPAVFPPDPSSQDPDPALTTPSRHRPFTPLIEAPHVATRGPQPGRNMAPVTAPQPSTPGLAPGRTIPEAHAIPGPMLLPPGPSDLLRQPRGPGPTSGVNAMLVTSPEADIGTSGLADSRAVTRTSAPGATPLAGEHREPSLAVGGLSVGGQRGINSASKLRKRTANLNVNPQGHQRGRSIIRGSTRQIASDRGRGTRRVNPSRAMRPLQFIQMGHNANAVQQAAPDVINPHRADSGLVQAAAQPHDIVSNNSLHVNQGNVQSMHVNQNIEHHLPSHHLPSPIGVNAALNGVNVQAAPQGYNTPLVGIHNANGQSLSQLQHPIMLGIQGVQPLDQGIHSPIAATQGAHAHSLNHAQSISQACHNPIVDQQGVNAQTSANGQSVSQGFHTPLHIAHPPLATDNPDTSIGQSARQILSLLQGAIGSQSAAKTRTNTATVMSGADAEVPSSITAGAAATTSTAQQGSSGLALQNQPAGQPVSSMGQGPPAISHGTTPGVKRIWIVGHSFVHWASLRCASLPFGQSLGLPTNKASVRWLGDRGMCWPQLAGTISEALVRWGKPHIIILHLGGNDVGAIPVLQLIKVMQADIGWLRVRIPGVMIGWSHIIPRLHWRHMSAHTAAYRVRKKINASVAKTVTGSGGFVVRHEAISADRTELYRRDKVHLSDVGLDLFIGDIQRALLPLL